TCCCCCACCTTCGGTCAGTGGTTCGGCACCCTGCTCTCCGCAGAGAACAAGCGCCAAGTGTGGATACCGGCAGGGTTTGCCCACGGTTTCTGCGTCACTTCCGACCATGCCGAGTTCCTCTACCTGACCACCGACTACTGGGCGCCGGAGCACGAGCGCTGCATCGCCTGGAACGATCCGTCCATCGCTATTGACTGGCCCCTGGCCGGCGAGCCGCTGCTCTCCGCCAAGGATATGACGGGGACCCCGCTTGAGCAGGCCGACCTGTTTGACTGAGCAGCGCAACGATACCGCCTGGCTGCTGCTGCTGTGCAGCAGCCAGATATTCATCATGCTGGTGTTCATCAACTACTCGGCCATCCTGCCGCTTCTGAAGGCCGAGTGGGGCATGAACAACACCCGGGCCGGCATCATCTTCTCCGTCTACCAACTGGGCTACATCGCCTCCGGCGTCCTGCTCAGTACCCTCTCCGACCGCCTCAATATCCGCTGGATATTTCTTGCCTCCGCCGCCTGGTCCTGCATCGCCAACCTGCTCTTCGCCCTCTGCGCCCACGACTACCTCTCCGGCCTGCTACTGCGGGGGCTGACCGGCATCGGCATGGGAGGAACCTACATGCCGGGGCTCAAGCTGGTGGCGGAACGGTTCGACAGCGCCCGGCGGGGACGGGCCATCGGCATGTATGTCGGAGCCCTGGTACTGGGTGCATCCCTCTCCCTGGTGGTACCGGGAGTGATTGCCGGCATCTGGGGCTGGCGGATCGCCATGATCGCCTGCTCGATCGGCGTCTTCATCGGCATCTGCCTGGCGGTACCGGTCTTTCGCGGTTACCGTCCCCAGCCCGCCGCCACAAGTCCCCGGGGATTTTCCGGCGAAATACTGCAAAACCGCCCCGCACTGCTGGTGATTCTCGGCTACGCCGGCCACATGTGGGAAATGTACGGCATGCGTAGCTGGCTGGCCCCTTTCTTCACCGCTGCCCTTACCGGCTGGGGGATGACGACGGGCAAAGCCACGGTGACCGCAGCGGCCATTGCCGCGGCTCTGGTGGGGCTGGGCACCTTCTCCACCGCCCTCACCGGCCTTCTGTCCGACCGTTTCGGACGTACCCGTACCGTGGCCGCGGTGATGGTCGGCAGCGCCTGCTGCTCCCTCATCTTCGGCTGGCTGATCCATACCACGATCTGGCTGGCGCTGGGGGTGGGCATCCTGTACGGCTGGCTGATTGTGGCGGAATCCCCGGTCTTTTCCACCGCCCTCACCGAGGTGGTGGCTCCCGGTTACCTGGGGGCCGCCATGGGGATGCAGTCACTGGTGGGCTACACCATGGGGATGATCTCGCCGGCGGTGTTCGGCTGGGCCCTGGACCGTTTCCAGGGGTGGCAGCCGCTGCCCGGCATCGACGGTTCCTGGGGACTGGCCTTTTCCACCCTGGCCCTGGGGGCGCTCCTGGGACCGCTCTTCATGTGGCGGTTGCACCGCCACCCGGAAAGCGTGCGGATGGCCCAGGGCAGGCGGTAGCGGTTCACACAGATGAGCTCAGCTCCGGCAGAGAAAATACCGGCGCAGCAGCAGCGAGCAGCAGAACAGGGCAAAGGCCAGCAGGATGATAGTGGCACCGGTGGGGAGATTCAGCGCAAAGGAAAGCATGATTCCCCCCGTCACCGAGAGCAGCGACACTCCCACCGCTGCCAGCACCGTCATCCGGAACCCCCGCGCCACCTGCAGGGCCGTGGCCGCCGGCAGGATCAGCAGGGCCGAGATGAGCATCACTCCCACCAGCTTCATCGCCAGCACCACGGTCAGGGCGGTGAGCACCGCCAGCAGACTATTCAGAAAACGGACATTGATGCCGGAGACCGCCGCCAGTTCCTCGTTGAACGTGAGCGCGGCCAGATCGTGGAAATAGAGCCACAGTAAGCCGGTCACCACAACGAACAGGCCCGCTGCCACCAGCAGTTCGGCTCGGCTGATGGCCAGAATGCTGCCGAAGAGGTAGCTCATCAGGTCCACTCCGTACCCGCGCCCCAACACCGCCAGCACCACCCCCAGGGAGACCCCCAGGGAGGAGACGATGCCGATGGCTGCGTCGCCGCCCAGGCGGGCGTTGCCGGCAAGCCGCAGGATCCCCAGGGAGGAAAGCAGCACCACCGGCACGGAAACCAGCAACATGGCCGCCCCCTCCAGCCCGGCGAACAGGGCCAGGGCCACACTGCCGAAACTGACGTGGGCCAGACCGTCGCCGATCAGGGAAAAACGGCGCAGCACCAGGAACACCCCCAGCACGGCGCAGAGCACGCCGATCAGCACGCCCGCCACAAGCGCCCGCTGCATGAAGCCGTAGGTGAACAGTTCAAGAATCATCATGGTCCCGTTATTAGTGCGTTCTCACGCAGAGCCGCGAAGTGCGCGGAGAAAACCGAACATCAAAGGCAATGGCACGCGGATTACGCGGATGTGGCGGATGTACGCAGATTTCAAAATCTTTTTCCTGGTGTGATGTATCCGCACGGATCCGCTCAAATCCGGCCTTTTCCGCGTGCAAGGATTTTCACTCCGTGTTCTCCTCGGCTCCACGTAAGCAGGTTCAATGCCTATGGCAGATCAGGTGCTGGGCATGCTCCCCAAAGAAGGCGGTCATTTCCGGCGAGTAGCAGAACTCGTCGAATCCGCCCCAGAAGAGTACCGTCTTGTCCAGGTAGAGCATCCGCGAGGCATGGGTGCCGATGACGCCGATATCGTGGGTTACCAGCAGTACCGTCGTGTTGGTAGTCCGGTTCATGTCGCCCACCAGTGCATAGAACTGCTCCCGTATCTCCGGATCAAGGGCCGCCGTCGGCTCGTCCAGGATCAGCAGGCGGGGGGAAGCAACCAGGGCCCGGGCCAGTAACGCACGCTGCTGCTGACCGCCGGACAGTTCGCCGATCAGCCGTTTTCCCAAGTGGGCGATTCCCAGCAGGCCAAGGACCTCCTCGACCCGACGATGATCCTGCTGCTGCATCCGCCGGGGAAATCCCTTGCCGGCCAACAGTCCCAGCCGGACCACTTCCGTGACCGTTGCCGGGAAGGAGGGGGTGAGCGGTCCCAGGTTCTGGGGCAGGTAGCCCACCAACTGCCACTGCCGGAACTGCTCCAGGGGGGTGTCGAAGAGGCTGATGGAGCCGGCCGCACGCGGAACCAGTCCCAACAGGGCCTTTACCAGCGTGCTCTTGCCGGAACCGTTGGGACCGACGATCCCCACGTACGCTCCTGCCGGCACCGAAAAGGAGACCTCTTCCAGAACATTCTCCGCTCCGCGGCGGCAAACGATATCCCTGGCCTCGATCACTGCCGGCATGCCAGTCCGGTCCGCAGGTTTTTCAGGTTCTCGTCCATCAGGTCGAAAAAGGTGATTCCCCGGGACAACTCACCCTTGCCCAGATTATGGGCTCCGTGGAGCTTTAGCACGGTGACGCCGGTTTCGCGGCCGATGGTTTCGGCAATCCGGGGCGACAGCAGTTCTTCGGTAAAAACCGCACGGCTGCCGGTGCTCCGCACCAGCCGCACCAGTTCGGCCAGCCGTCGCGGAGTCGGCTCCACCTCGGCGGAGACACCGGCAGCGGCACGGTAGGTCAGGTTGTAACGACGTCCCAGGTAGCCGAAGGCGTTGTGCCCGCCATGGATCACCACCCGGCTGGCGCAGGAGGCCAGACCGTCGCGGTAGCGCCGGTCCAGGTCCTCCAGCCGTGTCGCAAGCTGCGCTGCCCGCTGCCGGTACTGCGGGGCACCGGCGGGGTCGGCCTGGGCAAGGGCCGCGGCAATCCGTTCCACCATCAGCCGACTGTTGGCGAAATCCAGCCAGACGTGGGGATCGACACCATGCTGTTCGCCGGCAGGATGCTTGTCGTGATCAGCGTGTGCCGCCTCATCATCGAGCTCCAGCAGCGACACCCCTTCGGCAGCCGCCAGGACCCGCGTGGCGCCGCGATCCGTTCCGGCCAGCAGCCGTCCGGCCCAGGGCTCCATGAACGGTCCGGTATAGACGAACAGCGCCGCCTGCCGGATACGGGCCATCTCCTCCGGCCTCGGCTCGAAGTGGTGCGGTTCCACGCCGGGAGGCAGCAGCAGCGTCACCTCCATTCGCTCCCCCGCCAGGGTACGGGCGAAATCGTACAGCGGGAAGATGGTGGTCACCACCACCGGCCGCTTCCGGCTGTCGGCCCGCTTCCCGTCGGCAGGGCAGCCACTCAGCAGCGGCAGCGCCACGACCAGCAGAAGCAGTCTGAACAGTATTCCCATGTCCGGCATCCTTCTTTGGTGCTTCAATGCAAAAAGCCGGGGAAAACACCCGGCTTCCTGCCGAAATCTCGGTACAACATGCTATTCGTCGCCGAAGGCCGCGAAGGACTCCCGCTCAGCCTCGGAGAACATCCGGTCGACGTCCATGATGATCAGCAGACGTTCGGCATGGTTGAACACACCGGTGATGAACTCCTGGTCGATATTGCCGGACACCATGGCCGGCGGCGGCTGGATCTCGCTGGAATGAATCCGGATCACCTCGGAAACCCCGTCCACGATGAAGCCGGTGAGTCCGCCAGCCACGTCCATGACCATGATCCGGGTATGGCTGTCGTGATCGGCATCCATGAGGCCGAACCGCTTGCGCATGGAAATGATCGGGATCACCTTCCCCCGCAGGTTGATGATTCCCTCCACGTAGTGAGGGGTATTGGGCATCTTGGTAATGGCCGGCATCCGGATGATCTCGCGCACCTTCAGCACTTCGACGCCGTACTCTTCATTGCTGAGCATGAAGCTGACCAGCTGGATCAGCTGATCCCTGGTTCCGGCCGCAACGTCGCCCTTCTTGACCAGCGCTGTGGTAGACATGAACAACCTCCTTGAGACGTTTCAAGTGGTGCAGATCAGGCTCAGAACAATACCATTAAATCCGATTGATGCAACACTGTTTTCACCACAGCCCCGCCAGCGGTCCGGAGGCGGCGGCCAGGTCGTCGATCCTGCGTGCCAGCTGCGCTTCCTCCTCCAGCGGTGGCGCGTGGAACGGCTTGCGCCGGGCATCGATCACCAGCGCTCCGCTGCATCCCCAGTGCCGTCCCGTGGTCGCGGCACCGACACCGTAGATATCCACGGCAGGATTGGAGCGGGTAAAGGTAACCCAGAGCAGATTGTCCAAGGTGCGGGCCGTGAACTCGCTGTCGTCGACCAGCACCACCAGCGGCAGTCCCTCCGGCAGGGGACATTCCTGCCAGAAGGCGCAGAAGCGCTCGATGTGCGGGTCCTGCTCCCCCCTCCCCTGCTGCGCCGCACCGGTCTGCACTACCAGCACCCCCGGCAGGGCCAGGCGCGGTGCGCCGCACCCTTCCGGCAACGGCAGGTGGGCGGGCAGTGCGGTGGCCAGGCTGCGCCGCACCGGCCCGGCAGCGGCCATGACCACCTTGGAGCCGCTGTTCAGTCCCTGGCCCGAGTAGTCCAGGGTATCGATGGTGGTGGCGGTCTGGAAGTGAAGGTCCCGCCGCCAGTCCACCCGCGCCAGCAGATGCTGCAGGAACTCGTCGACCTGATGGATATCCAGGGCAGGGTTGTCGTCTTCCGCCACGATCAGCAGGTACTTGGCCAGGGAAAGCTGCCCCTGCCCCAGGATGGCGTTGGCCTGGGTCAAAAGCTCCATGGGGCGGGTCACGCCGTCGTACGGAGTGTACCGTTCGGAACCGATGGCCAGAAGCAGCGGATGGACCCCGGCGGCGTCCACGGCATGGACCGCCTTCACGCCGGGCAGCACCGTGGGGATCAGATCGCCGGTCAGCTCGTGGATGAAGGCGCCGAAGGAGGTATCCTCCTGGGGGGGACGTCCCACGGTGGTGAAGGGCCAGACGGCGTCGGGGCGGTGGTAGACCGCCTCCACCTCCACAAAGGGGAAGGGATGTTCCAGACTGTAGTAGCCCAGGTGGTCGCCGAAGGGGCCTTCCGGCAGGGTTGCCGTGGGCTCGATGGAGCCGACGATGCAAAAGTCCGCCTCGGCCGGCACCGGCAAGTGCCCCGGCAACGTTGCCATCGCTATTCGCTGCCCTGCCAGCAGCCCGGCAAAGGAAAGTTCCGGCATCCCCTCCGGCAGCGGCATCACCGCGGCCACGGTCATGGCCGGGGCTCCACCGACGAAGATGTTCACCTTCAGCCGCTCCCCCCGGGCCTTTGCCTCGGCATGGTGCACCCCGATACCGCGGTGGATCTGGTAGTGCAGCCCTGCCTGCCGGTCCGGTTCATACCGGTTGCCGGCCAGCTGTACCCGGTACATCCCCAGGTTGGATTTCCCGACCCCCGGCTTCAGCGGCGATTCGCTGTACACCTGGGGCAGGGTGATGAAGGGGCCGCCGTCCAGGGGCCAGGAGACCAGCCGGGGCAGCTGCGCCAGGGTGGTACGGCACCTCAGCACCGGTGCGGAGGAGGGCGCCACGGTCTTCGGCAGCAGGTGGCGGGCCTTGAGCCCGGCTCCCAGGCTGTCCAGCGGATCGCGCAGGGCGGTGAACGGATTGATCTTCAGCCGCACCAGGGTTTCGATGGTCTTCAGGCTGTCCCGGAACAGGAAACGGGTCCGTTCCAGGGTGCCGAACAGGTTCCCCAGCAGCGGGAAGGACGAGCCGGTGACGTTGGTAAAGAGCAGGGCCGGTCCACCGGCCCGGTAGACCCGGCGCTGAATCATGCCCGCTTCAAGGTATGGATCCACCGGAATCCCGATGCGGCGAAGCCGGCCGTGGCGTTCCAGATCGGCGATGCAGGACTGAAGATCTGCGTATCCCATGCAGCGATTCTCTTTTCTTGATGGCGTTTGAAACAACATAGGCTATCATCCGGCGCATGTCACTTCAAGCGTGACCATCTCAATGATCCGGCCGACGACGATTCATGCTCAAACCGACCCTGTTCAAAAAGTTTCTCTTCCCGTCCCTGCTCATTGCCCTGGGGCCGCTCCTGGCGGTGTCGGTCCTGCTTTACACCGGCCTGGAGCAGGTACGCGACCACCTGGCCCAGGAAGTGGCCCGGACCGCCGATCGGCAGGTCTCGGAAACCCTCCAGAACCGTGCCCGCCAGGTGGCGGAGTCGATTACCCATTTTCTCAGGGAACGGGAAAACGACCTGCGTTTTCTCTCCCGTTTTTCCCACGACCGGCAGATGCTCCTCGGTTTTTACGCCGTCAGCCGTCGTGAAATCTGGCAGATTCGCAACGGACGGGAAGAACGCCGCCAGATTCCCCTTTACCGCTCCATTGCCCTGATCGGTCCCGATGGCCGGGAGCGACTGGTAGTCCGGGATGGCGAACCTGTTCCCGCGACTGCCCTGCGTGACGTCTCCCGTCCGGAGCAGACCGAATTCAAAACTGAAACCTACTTTCGCGATATTCGGCGGCTGAAGCCGGGAGAGATCTACGTCTCGCGGGTTACCGGCTTTCATGTCACCACCCCGGAACAGCAGGCAGGCCGTCAGTTCGAAGGGGTGATCCGCTTCGGCATGCCGCTGTTCCGTGCCGACGGACGCTTCGACGGTGCCCTGATTCTTTCCCTTGATCATCGCCACCTGATGGAATTCAGCCAGCATATCGACCCCGGTCCCGGCTACAGTTTCGTGGAGCCGAGCTATGAGAGCGCCAACTACGCCTTTCTGTTCGACGACGAGGGCTGGATCATCACCCACCCCAAGTACTGGGATCTGCGGGGACTGGATGCCAACGGCCGGCTGGTCCCCCCCTATTCGGCCCGCTCCAGCCGGGAGGACATCGAAACCGGCCGCATTCCGTTCAACCTCGACCATGCCGGCTTCATCCATCCCAACTACCCGCGGGTCGCGGAGGCGGTCCGCCAGCACCGGGTCGGCTCCGTTGAAACCACCAACGTGGGACGTTCACGCAAGATCATGGCCTACGCACCGATCATCTACGACACCGGCACCTACCGCCGGCACGGCATTTTCGGCGGTGTCACCATCGGCCTGCAGATGGACCAGTATTACGAGCAGTCCAGTTCCGGCAGCCGGCTGATCAACCGGCAGCTGCGCCAGTTCCGCTACCGCAGCGCCTGGATCATGACCCTGACGGCCCTGCTGGCCGCTCTGGCCGCCTGGCGGCTGGCCCGGGGAATCATCAAGCCGATCCAGAAGCTGAACCAGGAGGCCCACCGCCTGGCCGCCGGCGACGCCGCCTCCCCCATCGCCGTTTCCGGCAGCGACGAACTGGCCCAGTTGACCGAAACCTTCAACCACATGGCCCGGGAACTGGAAGAACGGCGCCTGAACCTGCTCTCCACCCTGGAACAGCTCCAGCAGTCGCGGCGCGACATCCTTGATGAGCGGAACTTCAAGGAGAGCATCCTGGAAAGTATCTCCAGCGCCATCCTCACCTTCGACACCGGTGGCCGGCTTACCTCCACCAACAGCACGGCCCACAGTTTTCTCGGCCGGACCTGGCCCCTGGGCAGCCACTACGCAACGGTCTTCAGCGCCTGGGAGGGGGTACCGGCCCGCGTCGCCCGGGCGCTGAGCGAAGGAAGCGGCTACGGGCGGGAGCCGCTCAAGCTGCGCCGGGATTCCGGCATCCGCCATTTCGACCTGGGAATTTTCCCCATCGGTCCGGAGGGGAGCCAGGGACTGACCGTCACCCTGCGGGACGAAACCATCCGGGAAAAGCTGCGGGAGGAGACCATCCGCCTGGACCGGCTGGCCTCGCTGGGCCGGTTGGCGGCCGGTATTTCCCACGAGATTCGCAACCCGCTTACCGGCGTCACCCTGCTTTTGGACGATCTCCATGACCGGGCCGCCCTGGCACGGGAAGACCGGGAGATGCTGGGACGGGCCATGGCGGAGATCGAACGGGTGGAACGGCTGGTAGCCTCACTGCTCAGCTTCGCTTCCCCGCCGCAGGCCGAATTCAGGATGGGACGCCTGGACGAAACCGTACAGGAGGTGGCGCTGCTGCTCAAACGCTCCTGCCGGCGCCAGCAGATCGAGCTGATCACCGACTGCCGCCGGCTGGAACCGTTCCCCTTTGATCCGGACAAGATCCGCCAGGCGGTGCTGAATCTGCTCAAGAATGCCCTGGAGGCGATGCCCGACGGCGGACGGCTGACCCTGAGCCTGCAGGAGGAGGAACAGCAGGCGGTCCTGCGGGTGGCCGACACCGGATCGGGGATCGCCGAGGCGGACCTGCCGCTGCTGTTCGAACCATTCTTCACCCGCAAGGGGGCCAGCACCGGCCTGGGGCTCTCCATCACCCGCCGTATCATCGAGGAGCATGGCGGCAGCATCGTTGCCGAGAATCGTTCCGCCGGGGGCGCCTGTTTCACGGTGCGGCTGCCAATGACGCCGGGCAGGCAGCAATGAAATCGGAACAAGGTTTGCATAAAAAATCGCCCAACAACCTGACCAACGGGCAGAGGACAATGGAATCGATCCTGATCATCGACGACGAACCGTTTATCCGCGAAAACGTCCAGCGGGTGCTGTCGGAAGACGGCTACCGGGTGCTGGAGGCTGCCGACGGCGCCCAGGCACGGGAGCTGGTGCTGTCCGACGAAGTGGACCTGGCGCTGCTGGACCTGAACCTGGGACAGGAAGACGGCCTGGAGCTGCTCAAGTCCCTGCGGGAGCTGGATCCCCACCTGCTGGTGATCATCATCACCGGCTACGGCTCGGTGGAATCGGCGGTGGAGGCGTTGCGCCTGGGAGCCTACGACTACGTCAAAAAGCCGTTCAAGGCCGATGCCCTGCGGGTCATCGTCAAGCTGGCGCTGCAGACCCAGGAACTGAAGCGGGAGGTGCGGGCACTGAAGCGGGAAGGCGGCATGCCGGGCAGCACACCGTTGCTGGGCGACAGTCCCGCCTTTACCCAAGTGGTGAACCAGTTGCGCGACGTGGCCCGTATCCCCACCGCCACCGTGCTGATCACCGGCGAATCCGGCACCGGCAAAGAGTTGGCCGCCCGGGCGATTCACACCCTGTCCGACCGCTGCGACGCGCCCTTTGTGGCGGTCAACTGCGCCTCCATTCCAACGGAACTGATGGAAAGCGAGCTGTTCGGCCACGAGCGGGGCGCCTTCACCGGCGCGGTCATCCGCAAGACCGGCCTGTTTGAGGAGGCCAACGGCGGCACCATCTTCCTGGACGAAATCGGCGACATGTACGCCTCCCTGCAGGCCAAACTGCTGCGGGTACTGCAGGAACGCACCATCCGCCGGGTGGGAGGTGGCCGCGACCTGCCGGTGGATCTGCGGGTCATCGCCGCCACCAACCGCAACCTGCAGGAACGGATCAAACAGGGAACCTTTCGGGAGGACCTCTACTACCGCCTGAACGTGGTGCCGCTCCATCTCCCGCCGCTCAGGGAACGGCGGGAGGATATCGGCCTGCTGGCCAAGTACTTCCTGGACAGCTTCAGCCGCTCCTTCGGAAAATCGTTCCAGGGAATCTCCGCCGCCGCCCTGGAGCTGCTCAGCACCTACGCCTGGCCCGGCAACGTCCGTGAACTGCGCAACGTCATCGAGCGGATCTGCATCATGCGCAACGCCACCTGGCTTGAGCCGGAACACCTGCCGGCGGAGTTGCATGCCGTGATCCTTCCTCCTACCTCCGTCCAGCCCGCCGGCGGCCTGGAACAGGCGGTTGCCGAGTTCGAACGCCAGATGATCGCCCGCGCCCTGGCCGAGACCGACGGCAACGTGGTCAAGGCTGCCCTTGCCCTGAAGATCCCCCGCGGCACCCTGCGCTACAAGATGGAAAAGTACGCTTTATGAGCCGAAACAGAAAAACTCAAAGATTTTAAAGCATTACAAGATCTTTACACATTTTTTATGGCCAAAAACCGCCACTACGTCCCGCCCCCCGCGCTCCCACACCGTCCCCTCCGTTCGAACCAGCAGCATATCATACTGTAATCCCTATAAAAAAACTGAACAGCACCTCCCCCACACCCTTCGGCACACCATTTGCCATAGAACCGCATTCCGCTATGACAGTAACACGCATGCACTCGCTTGCATCACAACTCAAAGGAGGAGTATCCAAATGTTCAAGAAGATCAGCGTTGCCGTTCTGACCCTGGCCCTGGCCCTGCCGCTGGGCGCACAGGCATCCCCCATTGTCATCAAGTTCAGCCACGTGGTCGCCACCAACACCCCCAAGGGAGCCGCTGCCGAGTACTTCAAGAAGCTGGCAGAGGAGCGCACCAAAGGCAAGGTCAAGGTGGAGGTCTACCCCAACAGCCAGCTCTACAAGGACAAGGAAGAGATGGAGGCCCTGCAGCTGGGCGCCGTGCAGATGCTGGCCCCTTCCCTGGCCAAGTTCGCCCCCTTGGGCCTGAAAGAGTTCGAGGTATTCGACCTGCCCTTCATCTTTGACGACTACAAGGACCTCCATGCCGTAACGCAAGGACCGGTGGGGGCCAAGCTGCTCAAGAAGCTGGAAAGCAAGGGGCTGATGGGCCTGGCTTACTGGGACAACGGCTTCAAGGTCATGTCCGCCAACAAGCCGCTCAAGAATGTTGCCGATTTCAGGGGGCTCAAGATGCGCATCCAGTCCTCCAAGGTGCTGGACTCCCAGATGCGCTCCGTGGGTGCCATTCCCCAGGTCATGGCCTTCTCGGAAGTCTACCAGGCACTGCAGACCGGCGTGGTGGACGGCACCGAGAACCCGCCGTCAAACCTTTACACCCAGAAGATGCATGAAGTGCAGAAGTACGTCACCGTCTCCAACCACGGCTACCTGGGCTACGCCGTGCTGGTGAACAAGAAGTTCTGGATGGGCCTGCCGGCCGACATCCGCGCCACCCTGGAAGGGGCCATGAAGGATGCCACCAAGTACGCCAACGACATCGCCAAGAAGGACAACGACGACGCCCTGGCGGCAGTGAAGAAGTCCGGCAAGTCCCAGATCATCACCCTGACCCCGGCCGAGCGCCAGGCATGGAAGAAGGCCATGGACAAGGCCCACAAGGACAACGCTGCCCGCATCGGCAACGACATCGTCCAGGAAGTCTACAAGGCAACCGGCTACAACCCCAACTGAGTCCAACCTGATCAACATCGGCCGCTGCGGCCTCCGCAGCGGCCTTTTTTGCGAACAACTCCGGGAGAGAACCCATGATGAAATATCTGGATCACTTAGAGGAAATTATCATCACCTTCCTCATCGGCGCGGCAACGCTGATCATCTTTGCCGCCGTGCTGCACCGCTACGCCGCCGGCCTGCCGATCCCCGGCCTGCAGGACTGGCTGCTGGGCATCAACCTGGGCTGGGCCCAGGAGCTCTGTATCTACATGTTCGTCTGGATGGCCAAGTTCGGCGCTGCCTACGGCGTCCGCACCGGCATCCATGTCGGCGTGGACGTACTGGTCACCCGCCTGCCGGAGCCATGGCGGATAAAGTGCGTGCTGCTGGGGATTACCGGCGGTGCGCTCTTCACCGGCATCATCGGCGCCCTGGGAGCCGCCTTTGTCTGGGAGAACGGCATGCATTACGCCGTCTACAGCAAGCTGGGGATGGATGTTTCGGAAATCATTGAAGGGCCCATCACGCCGGATCTTGAGTGGCCCACCTGGATCATCTATTCCGCCGTTCCCCTGGGGTCGTTCCTGATGTGCTTCCGTTTCCTGCAGGTGGGCTGGGCGTTCTTCCGCACCGGTGAGCTGCCCCATCACGACCACGGCCACGTGGACGGCATCGAAGAGGAAGCTGTGGACTCCACTGACGCTCTCGAAGAGTACGAGGAGCATAAATTTGACCACGAGACCAGCGGAGGAGGCGTAAAATGAGTTCAACTGCCATCACATTTGAGGTTTTCAGTAAAAAGAAGGCCGCTCTCTGGTTGCTCGGTATTGCCGTCGTATTGTTCGGTCTGAGCTCCCTGGGACATGCCGGTATCGTCTTTGCGCTGCTGGCCGGCCT
The window above is part of the Trichlorobacter ammonificans genome. Proteins encoded here:
- the rfbC gene encoding dTDP-4-dehydrorhamnose 3,5-epimerase, yielding MNCLTTALPGVLLLEPKVFGDDRGFFFESFNQRVWQQVTGLKVAFVQHNHSRSARNVLRGLHYQIRRPQGKLVRVIAGEVFDVAVDIRRSSPTFGQWFGTLLSAENKRQVWIPAGFAHGFCVTSDHAEFLYLTTDYWAPEHERCIAWNDPSIAIDWPLAGEPLLSAKDMTGTPLEQADLFD
- a CDS encoding MFS transporter yields the protein MTEQRNDTAWLLLLCSSQIFIMLVFINYSAILPLLKAEWGMNNTRAGIIFSVYQLGYIASGVLLSTLSDRLNIRWIFLASAAWSCIANLLFALCAHDYLSGLLLRGLTGIGMGGTYMPGLKLVAERFDSARRGRAIGMYVGALVLGASLSLVVPGVIAGIWGWRIAMIACSIGVFIGICLAVPVFRGYRPQPAATSPRGFSGEILQNRPALLVILGYAGHMWEMYGMRSWLAPFFTAALTGWGMTTGKATVTAAAIAAALVGLGTFSTALTGLLSDRFGRTRTVAAVMVGSACCSLIFGWLIHTTIWLALGVGILYGWLIVAESPVFSTALTEVVAPGYLGAAMGMQSLVGYTMGMISPAVFGWALDRFQGWQPLPGIDGSWGLAFSTLALGALLGPLFMWRLHRHPESVRMAQGRR
- a CDS encoding metal ABC transporter permease; translated protein: MMILELFTYGFMQRALVAGVLIGVLCAVLGVFLVLRRFSLIGDGLAHVSFGSVALALFAGLEGAAMLLVSVPVVLLSSLGILRLAGNARLGGDAAIGIVSSLGVSLGVVLAVLGRGYGVDLMSYLFGSILAISRAELLVAAGLFVVVTGLLWLYFHDLAALTFNEELAAVSGINVRFLNSLLAVLTALTVVLAMKLVGVMLISALLILPAATALQVARGFRMTVLAAVGVSLLSVTGGIMLSFALNLPTGATIILLAFALFCCSLLLRRYFLCRS
- a CDS encoding metal ABC transporter ATP-binding protein — translated: MPAVIEARDIVCRRGAENVLEEVSFSVPAGAYVGIVGPNGSGKSTLVKALLGLVPRAAGSISLFDTPLEQFRQWQLVGYLPQNLGPLTPSFPATVTEVVRLGLLAGKGFPRRMQQQDHRRVEEVLGLLGIAHLGKRLIGELSGGQQQRALLARALVASPRLLILDEPTAALDPEIREQFYALVGDMNRTTNTTVLLVTHDIGVIGTHASRMLYLDKTVLFWGGFDEFCYSPEMTAFFGEHAQHLICHRH
- a CDS encoding metal ABC transporter solute-binding protein, Zn/Mn family, yielding MGILFRLLLLVVALPLLSGCPADGKRADSRKRPVVVTTIFPLYDFARTLAGERMEVTLLLPPGVEPHHFEPRPEEMARIRQAALFVYTGPFMEPWAGRLLAGTDRGATRVLAAAEGVSLLELDDEAAHADHDKHPAGEQHGVDPHVWLDFANSRLMVERIAAALAQADPAGAPQYRQRAAQLATRLEDLDRRYRDGLASCASRVVIHGGHNAFGYLGRRYNLTYRAAAGVSAEVEPTPRRLAELVRLVRSTGSRAVFTEELLSPRIAETIGRETGVTVLKLHGAHNLGKGELSRGITFFDLMDENLKNLRTGLACRQ
- a CDS encoding chemotaxis protein CheW, which translates into the protein MSTTALVKKGDVAAGTRDQLIQLVSFMLSNEEYGVEVLKVREIIRMPAITKMPNTPHYVEGIINLRGKVIPIISMRKRFGLMDADHDSHTRIMVMDVAGGLTGFIVDGVSEVIRIHSSEIQPPPAMVSGNIDQEFITGVFNHAERLLIIMDVDRMFSEAERESFAAFGDE
- a CDS encoding UbiD family decarboxylase, encoding MGYADLQSCIADLERHGRLRRIGIPVDPYLEAGMIQRRVYRAGGPALLFTNVTGSSFPLLGNLFGTLERTRFLFRDSLKTIETLVRLKINPFTALRDPLDSLGAGLKARHLLPKTVAPSSAPVLRCRTTLAQLPRLVSWPLDGGPFITLPQVYSESPLKPGVGKSNLGMYRVQLAGNRYEPDRQAGLHYQIHRGIGVHHAEAKARGERLKVNIFVGGAPAMTVAAVMPLPEGMPELSFAGLLAGQRIAMATLPGHLPVPAEADFCIVGSIEPTATLPEGPFGDHLGYYSLEHPFPFVEVEAVYHRPDAVWPFTTVGRPPQEDTSFGAFIHELTGDLIPTVLPGVKAVHAVDAAGVHPLLLAIGSERYTPYDGVTRPMELLTQANAILGQGQLSLAKYLLIVAEDDNPALDIHQVDEFLQHLLARVDWRRDLHFQTATTIDTLDYSGQGLNSGSKVVMAAAGPVRRSLATALPAHLPLPEGCGAPRLALPGVLVVQTGAAQQGRGEQDPHIERFCAFWQECPLPEGLPLVVLVDDSEFTARTLDNLLWVTFTRSNPAVDIYGVGAATTGRHWGCSGALVIDARRKPFHAPPLEEEAQLARRIDDLAAASGPLAGLW